In Anser cygnoides isolate HZ-2024a breed goose chromosome 16, Taihu_goose_T2T_genome, whole genome shotgun sequence, one genomic interval encodes:
- the SGK2 gene encoding serine/threonine-protein kinase Sgk2 isoform X4, which translates to MDRSRSPDTSAQPPTPTDNINLGPSANPNAKPTDFDFLKVIGKGSFGKVLLAKRKCDGTFYAVKVLHKKTILKKKEQNHIMAERNVLLKNVKHPFLVGLHYSFQTSEKLYFVLDYVNGGELFFHLQRERCFREPRARFYAAEVASAIGYLHSLNIIYRDLKPENILLDCQGHVVLTDFGLCKEGMEQEETTSTFCGTPEYLAPEVLKKQPYDRTVDWWCLGAVLYEMLFGLPPFYSRDVSQMYDNILHKPLQIQGSKTVAACDILQGLLHKDQKRRLGAKTDFLEIKNHVFFSPINWDDLYNKRITPPFNPNVAGPADLRHFDPEFTQEAISASITHTPDLAASSSSASDAFLGFSYAPTEEDF; encoded by the exons ATGGATCGTTCCCGGAGCCCAGACACCAGCGCTCAG CCTCCAACGCCAACTGACAACATCAACCTCGGACCTTCTGCTAACCCAAA TGCCAAGCCAACAGACTTTGACTTCCTGAAGGTTATTGGCAAAGGAAGCTTTGGAAAG GTTCTCCTGGCCAAACGCAAGTGTGATGGGACTTTTTATGCTGTGAAAGTCTTGCATAAGAAAACtatcctgaagaaaaaggag CAAAACCACATCATGGCAGAACGCAATGTGCTCCTGAAAAATGTCAAGCACCCCTTCCTTGTGGGACTCCATTACTCCTTCCAGACCTCGGAGAAGCTTTACTTTGTCCTTGACTATGTAAATGGGGGGGAG CTCTTCTTCCACTTGCAAAGAGAGCGCTGCTTCCGTGAACCCCGGGCACGATTCTATGCCGCGGAAGTTGCCAGCGCGATTGGGTACCTGCATTCCTTAAACATCATCTACAG GGATTTAAAACCTGAGAACATCCTTCTGGATTGCCAG GGCCATGTAGTATTGACAGACTTTGGACTCTGCAAAGAAGGAATGGAGCAAGAGGAGACTACTTCCACATTTTGTGGCACTCCTGAG TACTTAGCTCCCGAGGTGCTAAAGAAGCAGCCGTATGACAGGACAGTAGACTGGTGGTGCCTGGGAGCTGTCCTCTATGAGATGCTCTTTGGACTG CCACCTTTTTATAGTCGGGATGTGTCTCAGATGTATGACAACATTCTGCACAAGCCACTCCAGATCCAAGGAAGCAAGACTGTGGCAGCTTGTGACATCCTCCAGGGGCTTCTCCATAAGGACCAGAAGAGGAGGCTGGGTGCCAAAACAGACTTT CTTGAGATAAAGAACCATGTATTCTTCAGCCCAATAAACTGGGATGACTTGTACAACAAGAGGATTACCCCTCCATTCAACCCCAATGTG GCTGGTCCAGCTGATCTGCGACACTTTGATCCAGAGTTCACCCAAGAAGCGATCTCTGCCTCCATCACCCACACGCCTGACttggcagccagcagctccagtgCCTCAGATGCTTTTTTAGGATTTTCTTATGCACCAACTGAAGAGGACTTCTAA
- the SGK2 gene encoding serine/threonine-protein kinase Sgk2 isoform X3, with the protein MAVDLCVGVARGIARSAERVAFLMDRSRSPDTSAQPPTPTDNINLGPSANPNAKPTDFDFLKVIGKGSFGKVLLAKRKCDGTFYAVKVLHKKTILKKKEQNHIMAERNVLLKNVKHPFLVGLHYSFQTSEKLYFVLDYVNGGELFFHLQRERCFREPRARFYAAEVASAIGYLHSLNIIYRDLKPENILLDCQGHVVLTDFGLCKEGMEQEETTSTFCGTPEYLAPEVLKKQPYDRTVDWWCLGAVLYEMLFGLPPFYSRDVSQMYDNILHKPLQIQGSKTVAACDILQGLLHKDQKRRLGAKTDFLEIKNHVFFSPINWDDLYNKRITPPFNPNVAGPADLRHFDPEFTQEAISASITHTPDLAASSSSASDAFLGFSYAPTEEDF; encoded by the exons ATGGCTGTGGATCTGTGTGTGGGGGTGGCGAGGGGCATCGCTCGCAG TGCTGAACGAGTTGCTTTTTTAATGGATCGTTCCCGGAGCCCAGACACCAGCGCTCAG CCTCCAACGCCAACTGACAACATCAACCTCGGACCTTCTGCTAACCCAAA TGCCAAGCCAACAGACTTTGACTTCCTGAAGGTTATTGGCAAAGGAAGCTTTGGAAAG GTTCTCCTGGCCAAACGCAAGTGTGATGGGACTTTTTATGCTGTGAAAGTCTTGCATAAGAAAACtatcctgaagaaaaaggag CAAAACCACATCATGGCAGAACGCAATGTGCTCCTGAAAAATGTCAAGCACCCCTTCCTTGTGGGACTCCATTACTCCTTCCAGACCTCGGAGAAGCTTTACTTTGTCCTTGACTATGTAAATGGGGGGGAG CTCTTCTTCCACTTGCAAAGAGAGCGCTGCTTCCGTGAACCCCGGGCACGATTCTATGCCGCGGAAGTTGCCAGCGCGATTGGGTACCTGCATTCCTTAAACATCATCTACAG GGATTTAAAACCTGAGAACATCCTTCTGGATTGCCAG GGCCATGTAGTATTGACAGACTTTGGACTCTGCAAAGAAGGAATGGAGCAAGAGGAGACTACTTCCACATTTTGTGGCACTCCTGAG TACTTAGCTCCCGAGGTGCTAAAGAAGCAGCCGTATGACAGGACAGTAGACTGGTGGTGCCTGGGAGCTGTCCTCTATGAGATGCTCTTTGGACTG CCACCTTTTTATAGTCGGGATGTGTCTCAGATGTATGACAACATTCTGCACAAGCCACTCCAGATCCAAGGAAGCAAGACTGTGGCAGCTTGTGACATCCTCCAGGGGCTTCTCCATAAGGACCAGAAGAGGAGGCTGGGTGCCAAAACAGACTTT CTTGAGATAAAGAACCATGTATTCTTCAGCCCAATAAACTGGGATGACTTGTACAACAAGAGGATTACCCCTCCATTCAACCCCAATGTG GCTGGTCCAGCTGATCTGCGACACTTTGATCCAGAGTTCACCCAAGAAGCGATCTCTGCCTCCATCACCCACACGCCTGACttggcagccagcagctccagtgCCTCAGATGCTTTTTTAGGATTTTCTTATGCACCAACTGAAGAGGACTTCTAA
- the SGK2 gene encoding serine/threonine-protein kinase Sgk2 isoform X2 has product MEPSSTALGKTKELIKHGRERIGQTIKASGSRLCSYAERVAFLMDRSRSPDTSAQPPTPTDNINLGPSANPNAKPTDFDFLKVIGKGSFGKVLLAKRKCDGTFYAVKVLHKKTILKKKEQNHIMAERNVLLKNVKHPFLVGLHYSFQTSEKLYFVLDYVNGGELFFHLQRERCFREPRARFYAAEVASAIGYLHSLNIIYRDLKPENILLDCQGHVVLTDFGLCKEGMEQEETTSTFCGTPEYLAPEVLKKQPYDRTVDWWCLGAVLYEMLFGLPPFYSRDVSQMYDNILHKPLQIQGSKTVAACDILQGLLHKDQKRRLGAKTDFLEIKNHVFFSPINWDDLYNKRITPPFNPNVAGPADLRHFDPEFTQEAISASITHTPDLAASSSSASDAFLGFSYAPTEEDF; this is encoded by the exons ATGGAGCCTTCCTCCACCGCCCTGGGGAAGACGAAGG AACTTATAAAGCACGGCCGCGAAAGGATAGGACAAACCATCAAGGCGTCCGGCTCCAGGCTCTGCTCGTA TGCTGAACGAGTTGCTTTTTTAATGGATCGTTCCCGGAGCCCAGACACCAGCGCTCAG CCTCCAACGCCAACTGACAACATCAACCTCGGACCTTCTGCTAACCCAAA TGCCAAGCCAACAGACTTTGACTTCCTGAAGGTTATTGGCAAAGGAAGCTTTGGAAAG GTTCTCCTGGCCAAACGCAAGTGTGATGGGACTTTTTATGCTGTGAAAGTCTTGCATAAGAAAACtatcctgaagaaaaaggag CAAAACCACATCATGGCAGAACGCAATGTGCTCCTGAAAAATGTCAAGCACCCCTTCCTTGTGGGACTCCATTACTCCTTCCAGACCTCGGAGAAGCTTTACTTTGTCCTTGACTATGTAAATGGGGGGGAG CTCTTCTTCCACTTGCAAAGAGAGCGCTGCTTCCGTGAACCCCGGGCACGATTCTATGCCGCGGAAGTTGCCAGCGCGATTGGGTACCTGCATTCCTTAAACATCATCTACAG GGATTTAAAACCTGAGAACATCCTTCTGGATTGCCAG GGCCATGTAGTATTGACAGACTTTGGACTCTGCAAAGAAGGAATGGAGCAAGAGGAGACTACTTCCACATTTTGTGGCACTCCTGAG TACTTAGCTCCCGAGGTGCTAAAGAAGCAGCCGTATGACAGGACAGTAGACTGGTGGTGCCTGGGAGCTGTCCTCTATGAGATGCTCTTTGGACTG CCACCTTTTTATAGTCGGGATGTGTCTCAGATGTATGACAACATTCTGCACAAGCCACTCCAGATCCAAGGAAGCAAGACTGTGGCAGCTTGTGACATCCTCCAGGGGCTTCTCCATAAGGACCAGAAGAGGAGGCTGGGTGCCAAAACAGACTTT CTTGAGATAAAGAACCATGTATTCTTCAGCCCAATAAACTGGGATGACTTGTACAACAAGAGGATTACCCCTCCATTCAACCCCAATGTG GCTGGTCCAGCTGATCTGCGACACTTTGATCCAGAGTTCACCCAAGAAGCGATCTCTGCCTCCATCACCCACACGCCTGACttggcagccagcagctccagtgCCTCAGATGCTTTTTTAGGATTTTCTTATGCACCAACTGAAGAGGACTTCTAA
- the SGK2 gene encoding serine/threonine-protein kinase Sgk2 isoform X1, producing the protein MSTRGRWRCWCPCTSVGGKAAPCWGFGESPELLGWWGSCWQRGMRMGSTGSEGCPCSSAVGCFQCFPTRALLVDVLPELIKHGRERIGQTIKASGSRLCSYAERVAFLMDRSRSPDTSAQPPTPTDNINLGPSANPNAKPTDFDFLKVIGKGSFGKVLLAKRKCDGTFYAVKVLHKKTILKKKEQNHIMAERNVLLKNVKHPFLVGLHYSFQTSEKLYFVLDYVNGGELFFHLQRERCFREPRARFYAAEVASAIGYLHSLNIIYRDLKPENILLDCQGHVVLTDFGLCKEGMEQEETTSTFCGTPEYLAPEVLKKQPYDRTVDWWCLGAVLYEMLFGLPPFYSRDVSQMYDNILHKPLQIQGSKTVAACDILQGLLHKDQKRRLGAKTDFLEIKNHVFFSPINWDDLYNKRITPPFNPNVAGPADLRHFDPEFTQEAISASITHTPDLAASSSSASDAFLGFSYAPTEEDF; encoded by the exons ATGAGCACCCGGGGGAGGTGGAGGTGCTGGTGTCCGTGCACCAGTGTGGGAGGcaaagctgctccctgctggggttttggagaaagcccagagctgctgggctggtggggcagctgctggcagcgggggatgaggatggggagcACAGGGAGCGAGGGGTGTCCGTGCTCATCTGCCGTGGGCTGCTTCCAGTGCTTCCCGACACGGGCTCTGCTGGTAGATGTGCTCCCAG AACTTATAAAGCACGGCCGCGAAAGGATAGGACAAACCATCAAGGCGTCCGGCTCCAGGCTCTGCTCGTA TGCTGAACGAGTTGCTTTTTTAATGGATCGTTCCCGGAGCCCAGACACCAGCGCTCAG CCTCCAACGCCAACTGACAACATCAACCTCGGACCTTCTGCTAACCCAAA TGCCAAGCCAACAGACTTTGACTTCCTGAAGGTTATTGGCAAAGGAAGCTTTGGAAAG GTTCTCCTGGCCAAACGCAAGTGTGATGGGACTTTTTATGCTGTGAAAGTCTTGCATAAGAAAACtatcctgaagaaaaaggag CAAAACCACATCATGGCAGAACGCAATGTGCTCCTGAAAAATGTCAAGCACCCCTTCCTTGTGGGACTCCATTACTCCTTCCAGACCTCGGAGAAGCTTTACTTTGTCCTTGACTATGTAAATGGGGGGGAG CTCTTCTTCCACTTGCAAAGAGAGCGCTGCTTCCGTGAACCCCGGGCACGATTCTATGCCGCGGAAGTTGCCAGCGCGATTGGGTACCTGCATTCCTTAAACATCATCTACAG GGATTTAAAACCTGAGAACATCCTTCTGGATTGCCAG GGCCATGTAGTATTGACAGACTTTGGACTCTGCAAAGAAGGAATGGAGCAAGAGGAGACTACTTCCACATTTTGTGGCACTCCTGAG TACTTAGCTCCCGAGGTGCTAAAGAAGCAGCCGTATGACAGGACAGTAGACTGGTGGTGCCTGGGAGCTGTCCTCTATGAGATGCTCTTTGGACTG CCACCTTTTTATAGTCGGGATGTGTCTCAGATGTATGACAACATTCTGCACAAGCCACTCCAGATCCAAGGAAGCAAGACTGTGGCAGCTTGTGACATCCTCCAGGGGCTTCTCCATAAGGACCAGAAGAGGAGGCTGGGTGCCAAAACAGACTTT CTTGAGATAAAGAACCATGTATTCTTCAGCCCAATAAACTGGGATGACTTGTACAACAAGAGGATTACCCCTCCATTCAACCCCAATGTG GCTGGTCCAGCTGATCTGCGACACTTTGATCCAGAGTTCACCCAAGAAGCGATCTCTGCCTCCATCACCCACACGCCTGACttggcagccagcagctccagtgCCTCAGATGCTTTTTTAGGATTTTCTTATGCACCAACTGAAGAGGACTTCTAA